CGTCTGCCGAGCCCCGGCGCCGCAGCGTTCGCAGGCTTCGGACATGTCGTAGGTCGTGCCCACGCGAGGGCCGCCGAAGACCCTGGCGTTGACGTCGTACGACATGATGAGCAGTGGCGCCGCTTCGAGCTCGTCGTCGGTAAAACGGTCGTGTCGCCCTTCCAGCCAGGAAATGCCGCGCTCGGTGAGTAGCTGCACGAGGCGCGGCAAGCGTTCGTCCCGTTCGTCGAGCGTGACGATTGTGAAGATCGCATCTTCTCGGACTTGTACGACATCGGGACCGCACCCCACGGAGCCAAGCAGCGCACGTGGCCCTCCTGGCATGCGATCGCTTCTGACCAGGATTCGAACCTCTGTCCTCATCTAGCTCCTCGATTGCTCGGCTACTTCCCGAAGTACGGCTTGATCGCTGACAGCCAGTGCGGATGATCTACGTACACTTCCTCGTACATCTTCCACAGCGTACGTGGACGCAATACGTTTCCCTCCTCGATCATGCGCTTCCTGGCCTCGTCGAGCGCCTTCGTGATCTTCTTGTGATGGGCCTCCGTCAAGATCACCGACGGTATATTGTCAAGTTCTTTCGTGATCCCCAGGTCTCGCCCCATCGCCTTTTCCAGGATGTGATGCGCCTGGAAGTCCCCCTCCAGGCCCCGCGTGAACTCGCGCATCGTCTTGTACGGCCCGATCGCGCCGTTCTGCTCCAGGGCCTCCGCGATCGCCCTCCCATACTGCTGGGCCAGGAGCTCCGCCGTCTCCTTTGACACCTTCTCGGCCCCCTCGATGATGAGCGGCGCCTTCTTCGCGCAAGCCTCCTCCAGCTTCTTCGCGAACGTCTCCGCCTGCCCGACGAGCACCCCCGAGGCGACCTGCGCGATCGCCGCCGCGGCCTGGACGATGGCGCTATCGACGCCGTCCTCGCTGCTCCCGCCGATGATGCCGAACCGCTTGCCGTCCTTGCGCGCGAGGTCGTGATTGAACTCGCCGTTCAGCATCGCGGACGCGATCGAGAGCTCGCGGACCATCCGTTCGAGCGGCGTCAGGGGCTTCGCCTTGCCTGTCCCGTCGCCCGCAGCTTCGCCTTTGCAGCCCTCCTTCGTCTGCTTGCAGGAGACCACGCTCACGAGCGGTCGCCCCTGCCGATGCTGGATCTCCGGCAATGCGCCGCCTCGGTCCACCAGCGTGCATGGCTCATCCACGCATCTCGGCGGACGCACCTCGTCGCGCGGGGGCAAGGCGCCTTCCTTGCTCAAAATGCCCGTCGACGACGGCAGCGCCGGCTCCTTCGACAACACGCCGTGCACGTTGTTCTTCGGCCTCCTCGGCTTCTCCGGCCGGCTCTCGCTCCGGATACGGTGCTGCTCGACGCGCTCCTCGACGCTCTCCTCATGCTTGCCGCCGCCATCGTCTCCGTCCTCCGCCTCTTCCTTTGGCGCAGGCCGCTTCGCGGAAGCAGGCTTCGGCGGCGGAGGCGGCTTCGGATCCGGCGGCACGGGCTCGCAGGGGTGGTTACCGTATTCGGTCGGGATCAGGTAATGCGTCTTCGACCCCACCCGCGGATTGAAGACGAAAATCGGATGGTGCGCGCTGCTCTCCGCAATCAGCGTGATCCAAGGCTCCTCGGTGACCGGCTTGCCCGCATGGTCGTACGTCCACCGAACGATCCCCGGCCCATGCGGACGCATACACGCCGCGACGACCCAGGGCGTCTTCTTCGGCGGCGCGTCCGCGCGCGCGGGCGCCGTGAGCCCCCCCACGACGAGCAGCAGGAGACACACCCACGCAACGCCCCTCACCAACCTCGCTCCCCTCCACATGCGTCCATGCGAAAGGGCCGCGGAAACGTTGTCAAGCTCGCTCGCGGGGACGCGAGAAGCCTCCTGGCTCCTGCGAGACCTGCCTCGAACCGACGCAAGACACGCCCCACACTCTGCAGGACCTGCCTCGAACGCACGCAAGACACGCCCCACACTCCGCAGGACCTGTCTCGAACGGACGCAAGACACGCCCCACACTTTGCAGGACCTGTCTCGAACGCACGCAAGACACGCCCCACACTCCGCAGGACCTGCCTCGAACCGGTTCAAGACACGCCCCACACTCCGCGGGACCTGCCTCGAACCGGTTCAAGACACTCCCCACACTCCGCGGGACCTGCCTCGCACGGACGCAAGGCACGCGCCGCTCTTACCCTCGCGCCCCCGCCGTCCCGGCGAGCGCCGCCGCCGCGCCGAGCGCCTCTCTCGGCGGCAACCTCCAGTCGATCTCCGCCTTCCCGATCGAACGTAATGCCGCGTTGATGGCGGAGAATGGCCTCGTCCCCGCGAAACTCCGCACGGAGAGCGGCGAGGGGTGGCCGGTCTTCACGATCGGGTGCCTCGACGTGTCCACGAGGCGCGCCTTTTTCTGCGCGTGTGCACCGAAGAGCGCGAAGACGAGTGGCTCCTCGCGCGCCGACAGGGCCGCGATCACGCCGTCCGTGAACGTCTCCCACCCCTTGCCGCGGTGAGATCCCGCCTCGCCCGCGCGCACCGTGAGGATGGTGTTCAGGAGGAAGACGCCCTGCGCGGCCCAGGGCTCCAGGCAGCCGTGGTCGGGCACTTCGAAGCCGGGGATGTCGGCGCGTAACTCGCGGAACATGTTGGCGAGCGAGGGCGGCACACGGCGGCCGTGACAAACGGAAAAGCAGAGCCCGTGCGCCTGACCCTCCCCGATATACGGGTCCTGGCCGAGCAGGACCACGCGGACCTCCGCGAATGGGGTCTTCTTGAATGCATTCCACACGTCGCGCTCGGGAGGATACACCACGTGGGTTCTCCGCTCCTCGTCGACGAACGCGCAGAGCTCGGCGAAAGAGGGGCGCGAGAGCTCAGCCGAGAGGACGTTTTTCCAGGAACGAGGCAAATCGACCTTCATGGCGTGGACACGGGCCATCGTAGGGCGTCGGGACGGGTTTGGCCAGGTCGAACCGCCACGCCGCCGCTCACGGCCGCCCTCGGAGGCTCGTCTGCGTGAGGATCCACAGGACGCCGAACAGGAGCGGCCACGCCGCGGCGCCAGCGCCCACGGCCGCGCCGAGCGGGAGCCAGATCCCCGCGAGCCCCGCGGTGAGCCCGCCCGAGAACGAGCCGAAGAGCAGGTACGGGAGGATTGACACGCCGGATTTCACGCCGCGCCGGTGCTGGTGATGCGCGACGACGATCGCGAGCACGAATCCCTCGAGCGCGCCCGCGAGGGCGCCGAGGAGCGCGGCGAGGAGGGGGGCGTGTTCCATGGCGATCCGCGGCGATCGTATCGCGAACGGCGCCGTCCTTGCCGAAACATCGAGCCCTCCGATACGATGGCCGTCTCCCGCGATCCGAAAGCGCGATGCCCCAGCTCAAAGCCCTGCTCGAGAACCTCCTCCGGCCCGACGTCACCGAGGTCGCCCTCGCCACCGGCCGGAACCCCTGCGCCAAGGTAGGCGGCGTCTACGAGATCATCGACCGCTCGATCCTGTCGACGGAAGACATCCTGCAGATGCTCGTCACGGCCGGAGGCAGCCGCCACGTCGAGGGCCTCGGCCCGAAGCCCGTGCAGTGGGGCTGCCGCGTGGACGGCATCGGCGCGATCGCCATCGCCGCCGTGCGGAACACGAACGCCGTGCAGGCCCGGCTCACGCGCCTCGCCCAGGATCCACGCAAAGAAGCCCAGCCCCCGGCCCCCGCACCTCCGCCGGCCCAGGCCTCGCTCCCCGCGGCATCCATGATCGCCCCGGCCCCCATGATCCACGCGGCTTCGCCCTCGTTCGAGCTCGATCTCGACGACCGCCGCACGCCCGCGCCCCCACAAGCCCCGCCGGCCGCGCCGAAGGAGGCCACGCGCCCGCGCAATTTCGCGATCACCCTCGACGATCCGGCCGATCCCACGTTGCTCGCGGCCGCCGCGTCCGCCGCCCATTTCGCCACGGGCGCGCTCGACGACATCCTGCTCACGGCGCGCTCGGAAGGAGCGAGTGATCTGCACCTCGTCGCGGGCCGCCCGCCGCTCTTTCGTATCGGCGGCAAGCTCGTCCCGCGTGGCCCGGTCGTCGAGCCGCAGGCCCTCGAGCGTATGCTCACGCCGCGGCTCCCCGAGCGCCTGCGGGACCAGCTCGCGCTCGACGGCTCCTGCGACTTCGCGCTCGACGACCGCCGCATCGGCCGCTCGCGCGTCAACGTCACGCGCCAGCGCACCGGCCTGAAGGCCTCGTTCCGCCTCGTCTCCCGCGAGATCCCGACCCTCGCCGAGCTCGGCCTGCCCGACGCCATCGCGCTCGCGACGCGCCACCACCAGGGCCTCATCGTGCTCACCGGCCCCACGGGGCACGGCAAGACCACCACGCTCGCCGCCCTCGTCGACATCATCAACAGCGAGACCTCGCACCACATCATCACGGTCGAGGACCCCATCGAGTACGTCCACCCGCGCAAGAAGGCGATGATGAGCCAGCGGGAGGTCGGTTCACACACGAGGACCTTTCCATCGGCGCTCAAGGCGTCTTTGCGCGAGGATCCGGACGTCATCGTGGTGGGCGAGCTGCGCGACACCGAGACCGTGCGCATGGCGCTCTCCGCGAGCGAGACCGGGCACCTCGTGCTCGGCACGATGAACACGCCGAGCGCGGCGAAGACCATCGACCGGCTCATCGACCTCTTCCCGCCCGGCGATCAGCAGCAGGTGCGCGTCACGCTCGCCGGTGGCCTGCGGCTCGTCGTGAGCCAGCGGCTCTTGCCGCGGAAAGACGGCCCCGGCATGATCGCCGCCGTCGAGATGCTCCCCGGATCCGTGCCGCTCTGGAACCTCATCCGCGAGAGCAAGACCTGGCAGATCCCGAGCCTGCAGCAACGCGGCAAGGGCTTCGGCATCGTGCGGCTCGACGACTCGCTCGCCGAGCTCGTCCGCGCGGGGCGCGCCTCGCTCGAAGACGCGCTGCTCGTCGCCGAGGCGCCGGACAAGCTCGAAGAGGCGCTCGTCGGCAAGAAGGGAGGCGCGTGATGGCCCGCATCGACCGGCTCTTCGACGAGCTGCTCGCTCGCAAGGGCAGCGATCTGCACCTCGGCGTCGGGTATCCGCCGCTGCTCCGCGCGCGCGGCGAGCTCGTGCCGATGCGCGACGCGCCGATCGACGCGGACGAGATGGAGGAGCTGCTCTTCGAGATCACGTCGAGCGAGGAGCGCGAGAAGATCACGAACGAGCTCGACCTCGATTTCGCCTACCAGTACGAGGACAAGGCGCGCTTCCGGGCGAACTATTTCCACAAGATCACGGGGCTCGCCGCGGTCTTCCGCATCATCCCCACGAAGATCCTCACGCTCGACGATCTCGGCTGCCCGCCGGTCGTCCGCAAGCTCGCGGACAAACGCAGCGGGCTCCTGCTCGTCACGGGCCCGACGGGCAGCGGCAAGTCGACGACGCTCGCGGCGATGATCGATCACATCAACACGACGCGGCCCTGTCACATCCTGACGATCGAGGATCCGGTCGAGTTCGTGCATCCGCCGAAGATGTCGCAGGTCACGCACCGCGAGGTCGGGCCGCACGCGTCGAGCTTCGCTTCGGCGATCCGCAGCGCGGGCCGGGAGAACGCGGACGTGATCCTCATCGGCGAGCTGCGGACGAACGAGACGATGAAGCTCGCCTTGCAGCTCGCGAGCTTCGGCGTGCTCGTCTTCGGCACCGTGCACACGAACAGCGCGGCGGCGACGATCGACCGCATCATCAACGCCTTCCCCGCCGACGAGCAGCCGCAGGTGCGGGGCATGTTGTCCGAGAGCCTGGTGGCGATCGTGGCGCAGCAGCTCCTCAAGACCGCGGACGGCAAGGGGCGCGTGGCGGCGCACGAGATCCTGGTGGGCTCCGCGGCGCTCGCGTCGATGGTCCGCGAGGGCAAGACGTTCCAGATCCCGAACATCATGCAGGCGGGGCAGGCGCAGGGGATGCAGACGATGGATATGGCCCTCGAGCGCCTCGTGCAAAAAGGGACGATCTCGCCGGAGGTCGCGCTCGAGAAGGCGATCGACAAGGAGAGCTTCCAGAAGGTCGTCGCGCAGCGCCTCGCGGGTGGATGATGCGAATGTCGAGAAGAATGGGGGGGCTCGCGCTCGCGGCGCTCGTGTTGTCATCACCGGCGGCGTCGCTCGCGCAGCAGGTCGCGCCGATGCCACAGGGCCCGTCGCAGGCGACGTACACGCGTTATCGCGGCCGGGAGGTCTACTGGGGCTCGCTCGGGTTCGGGCCGCGTGTCTCGACCATTTACAACATCCCGCGCAACAGGTTCGCGATGGGCGGCGGCGCCGTGATCCGGATGCACCCGGTCTCCTATCCGTCGAGGCCGGCGAGTTACATGCCGTTCGAGCTCGAGCTCGAGGTCGGTTATGATCGGTATCTCGGCACGAACCATTACGAGCTCAGTTATGGCGGGTCGGGGATGATCATGTTCGCCTCGGGCAAGTGGCAGCCGTACATGATCGCCTCGGCGGGTCGCTCGCTCGGCCAGGTGGACGCGGGGCGGGACGTGCGGTGGTACCTCGGCGGGGGGTTCGGCGTCGGATATCGCACGAGGACGGTCTTCGTGGGGGCGCAGGTGCGCGGCGGCGGGACCATTGGCAGCGGGGACAAAGGCCCGTTCCCGGCCGAGGGATTGATCGACGGCAAGCTCGTGGGGGTCTTTTATGTCTTCTGAGCGCCGCCCGCACGGCGCTTGCGTGCGCCTCCTGCCCGTGCTGATCGTCGTCTCGGTCGCGGCGACGAGCCAGATGATCGTGGTGCCCGACGTACACGCGACGGGGCCCATGGGCACGGGGATGAAGCCGCCGCCGCCGCCGCCGCCGCCACCGCCGCCACCACCGCCTCCACCGCCGCCTCCACCGCCGCCGCCGCCGGTGTATACGCCGCCGCCGGTGTATACGCCGCCGCCGGTTTATATGCCGCCGCCGCCGCCACCGCCGCCGCCGCCACCA
This DNA window, taken from Polyangium spumosum, encodes the following:
- a CDS encoding type IV pilus twitching motility protein PilT gives rise to the protein MPQLKALLENLLRPDVTEVALATGRNPCAKVGGVYEIIDRSILSTEDILQMLVTAGGSRHVEGLGPKPVQWGCRVDGIGAIAIAAVRNTNAVQARLTRLAQDPRKEAQPPAPAPPPAQASLPAASMIAPAPMIHAASPSFELDLDDRRTPAPPQAPPAAPKEATRPRNFAITLDDPADPTLLAAAASAAHFATGALDDILLTARSEGASDLHLVAGRPPLFRIGGKLVPRGPVVEPQALERMLTPRLPERLRDQLALDGSCDFALDDRRIGRSRVNVTRQRTGLKASFRLVSREIPTLAELGLPDAIALATRHHQGLIVLTGPTGHGKTTTLAALVDIINSETSHHIITVEDPIEYVHPRKKAMMSQREVGSHTRTFPSALKASLREDPDVIVVGELRDTETVRMALSASETGHLVLGTMNTPSAAKTIDRLIDLFPPGDQQQVRVTLAGGLRLVVSQRLLPRKDGPGMIAAVEMLPGSVPLWNLIRESKTWQIPSLQQRGKGFGIVRLDDSLAELVRAGRASLEDALLVAEAPDKLEEALVGKKGGA
- the ung gene encoding uracil-DNA glycosylase, translated to MKVDLPRSWKNVLSAELSRPSFAELCAFVDEERRTHVVYPPERDVWNAFKKTPFAEVRVVLLGQDPYIGEGQAHGLCFSVCHGRRVPPSLANMFRELRADIPGFEVPDHGCLEPWAAQGVFLLNTILTVRAGEAGSHRGKGWETFTDGVIAALSAREEPLVFALFGAHAQKKARLVDTSRHPIVKTGHPSPLSVRSFAGTRPFSAINAALRSIGKAEIDWRLPPREALGAAAALAGTAGARG
- a CDS encoding type IV pilus twitching motility protein PilT — protein: MARIDRLFDELLARKGSDLHLGVGYPPLLRARGELVPMRDAPIDADEMEELLFEITSSEEREKITNELDLDFAYQYEDKARFRANYFHKITGLAAVFRIIPTKILTLDDLGCPPVVRKLADKRSGLLLVTGPTGSGKSTTLAAMIDHINTTRPCHILTIEDPVEFVHPPKMSQVTHREVGPHASSFASAIRSAGRENADVILIGELRTNETMKLALQLASFGVLVFGTVHTNSAAATIDRIINAFPADEQPQVRGMLSESLVAIVAQQLLKTADGKGRVAAHEILVGSAALASMVREGKTFQIPNIMQAGQAQGMQTMDMALERLVQKGTISPEVALEKAIDKESFQKVVAQRLAGG